In Carassius auratus strain Wakin unplaced genomic scaffold, ASM336829v1 scaf_tig00024173, whole genome shotgun sequence, the following are encoded in one genomic region:
- the b9d1 gene encoding B9 domain-containing protein 1: MTSDNPSVFLLMVNGQIEAADFPEYDDLYCKYCFVYGHDWAPTSGLEEGISQITSKGRGSRSLVWNFPLDISFKSTNPFGWPQIVVSVYGPDTFGNDVVRGYGAIHIPFTPGKHTKTIPMFVPESTSRLQKFTSWLMGRRPEFTDPKVVAQGDGREVTRVRSQGFVTIQFNIVTKDMKKLGYETTSEHSTATGLTKTSQKL, from the exons ATGACCTCAGACAACCCTTCTGTTTTTCTTCTCATGGTTAATGGGCAAATCGAAGCAGCCGAT TTCCCAGAATATGATGATCTTTACTGCAAGTATTGCTTCGTTTATGGGCACGACTGGGCGCCCACATCA GGCTTGGAAGAGGGAATTTCTCAAATAACTTCTAAAGGTAGAGGATCTCGGAGTTTGGTGTGGAACTTCCCACTGGACATCTCGTTCAAAAGCACGAACCCATTTGGCT gGCCCCAGATTGTGGTCAGTGTGTATGGCCCTGACACTTTTGGAAATGATGTTGTGAGAGGTTATGGAGCCATACACATCCCGTTTACACCTGGAAA ACACACCAAGACCATCCCTATGTTCGTTCCTGAGTCTACATCAAGACTTCAGAAGTTCACAAG CTGGCTGATGGGACGGCGTCCAGAATTCACAGATCCCAAGGTTGTTGCCCAAGGAGATGGAAGAGaag TGACGAGGGTGCGCTCACAAGGTTTTGTTACAATACAGTTCAACATTGTGACTAAAGACATGAAGAAACTGGGTTATGAAACAACATCAGAGCATTCAACTGCTACAGGACTGACAAAGACATCTCAAAAGCTCTAA